Genomic segment of Chrysiogenia bacterium:
CACGCCGCCGAGATCTACGCGCGCGAAAAGGATCGTTTCGCCGACGAGCCCGAAGAGGACACCCTCGAATACTTCACCGACGAGGCGCGCACGCGCATCATGGAAGGGATCATCGAGGACATGCGGGCCGCGGGCGTGGAGTTCACCCGCTACCAGTCCGAGCGCGAGCTGCATGCGGCCAGCAAAGTCGACGAGGCCATCAGCGTGCTGCATGAGAAGGGCCTTCTCGACGAGGTCGACGGCGCCAGGTGGTTTCGCAGCACCGACTTCGGCGATGAAAAAGACCGCGTCGTCATTCGCGAGAACGGCGTGCCCACCTACTTTGCCGCCGACATCGCCTACCACCGCGAGAAGTTCAAGCGCGGCTACGACCAGCTCATCAACCTCTGGGGGGCCGACCACCATGGGTACATCGCCCGCGTCCGGGGCGCAATGAATGCGCTGGGTTTCGACGACAAGAAACTCAACATTCAGCTCGTGCAGTTCGTGAGCCTGGTGCGCGGCGGAAAGAGCGTCTCCATGACCACGCGCGGCGGGATCTTCGAGACCATGCGCGATCTCATCGACGAGGTCGGCGCCGACGCCACGCGCTTCATCTTTTTGCTGCGCTCGCCCGATTCGAGCATGGAATTCGACCTGGATCTGGCCACCCAGCAGAGCATGGACAACCCGGTCTATTACGTGCAGTACGCCCACGCGCGGATCTGTTCGTTCTTTGAAAAAGCCCGGGAGGCGGGGATCGAGTTCGACCCGGCAACGTCGCTCGATGCGGGCCTCCTTGGCGCCGATGAGCAGCTCGACCTGGCGCGCGAAGTCCTGCGCTATCCCGAGATCATCGATCTGTGCGCGCGCAACCTGCAGGCCCATCCCCTGCCGCAC
This window contains:
- a CDS encoding arginine--tRNA ligase, which codes for MKEKLESLICEAFAASAKDAGWSVGTPPEFVVERPKDPTHGDYATNVAMLSAKALRSNPRQIAETLKAKLESLAPDWVEGVKLAGPGFLNFRISAAGWYAALEGALAQGENFGRNVVSAPHKVLLEFVSANPTGPLHVGHARGCVVGDTLGRILRAAGHEVTTEYYVNDAGLQMDNLGRSLRARYLQECGKQIEFEDGWYQGDYIKDHAAEIYAREKDRFADEPEEDTLEYFTDEARTRIMEGIIEDMRAAGVEFTRYQSERELHAASKVDEAISVLHEKGLLDEVDGARWFRSTDFGDEKDRVVIRENGVPTYFAADIAYHREKFKRGYDQLINLWGADHHGYIARVRGAMNALGFDDKKLNIQLVQFVSLVRGGKSVSMTTRGGIFETMRDLIDEVGADATRFIFLLRSPDSSMEFDLDLATQQSMDNPVYYVQYAHARICSFFEKAREAGIEFDPATSLDAGLLGADEQLDLAREVLRYPEIIDLCARNLQAHPLPHYLMELAQAFSRYYTARGEGAPKYKVIDPENPALTQVRLQAAKAVAMVLKNGLDCLGVSAPERMAKLEEAPE